DNA sequence from the Bacillus pumilus genome:
TTCCATGATGATGGATTCTGGTTTTCCGATAAATGTTGGCTGGACTGTAGTGGTGACGGTTAATACAGATGTTAACGAGCCGTTGCCTGGCAAAAGCCCTCTTTCTGTTGGAATGGCAATGTCTCCATTTGTTGAAACAAATTGTGCGCCTTGACGGATGGCAATCGCACCGACTGCGAATTTTTCATATGTAATGTCGCGGTCAATTCCAACAACAACGAAATCAGCGTCTTCCTGACCAAACGTCAGCCCTTTTTCTTCAATGGCCTGCTTGATTCCTTCTTCACCGATGACGTAAACAGACGCGTCTTTCTTTTGTTCGGCAATATAATTGGCTGTTGCCATACTTGTTGTAAAGACTTGTTCTTCTGTTGCTGGGATATTGAAT
Encoded proteins:
- a CDS encoding TIGR01457 family HAD-type hydrolase codes for the protein MMKYKGYLIDLDGTMYKGTEKIEEAGQFVQKLNELNIPYLFVTNNSSRTPKQVAEKLVSFNIPATEEQVFTTSMATANYIAEQKKDASVYVIGEEGIKQAIEEKGLTFGQEDADFVVVGIDRDITYEKFAVGAIAIRQGAQFVSTNGDIAIPTERGLLPGNGSLTSVLTVTTTVQPTFIGKPESIIMEQAMRVLGTDVSETLMVGDNYDTDIMAGMNAGMDTLLVHTGVTTKELLQKYDKQPTYVIDSLSEWIERLS